A region from the Devosia lucknowensis genome encodes:
- a CDS encoding methyl-accepting chemotaxis protein: protein MGALSFGKSSRDNQSKVDAITRSQAVIEFELDGTIITANENFLSAMGYELDDVKGRHHSMFCDPDYVASSEYKAFWDELRRGKFQSAAFHRFAKGGREVWIQASYNPVLDRHGKPVKVIKFATDITAQKQQAADHAAQIDAISRVQAVIAFNLDGSIITANENFLATVGYGLHEIVGKHHAMFCDPDYARSPEYKQFWDRLRAGQYEAAEFQRFGKGGQEVWIQASYNPIFDASGRPVKVVKYATDITERKRGEGILAELTSSLARMARGDLGGRIDKQFTGQYEALRSAFNDTLQTLDGIVHGLTHASGTLRTATAEILAGANDLSSRTTKQAATIEETSAAVEQLSSAVADNAKRAATASSKARQVSQNATESGRVMNDATTAMSAIEASSGKISNIIGMIDDIAFQTNLLALNASVEAARAGDAGKGFAVVAVEVRRLAQSAASASADVKVLIEASAGEVRSGAQLVGKAAEGLHDILAGAEESAVLIDEIARENRQQSGALEEVSIAVRQMDEMTQHNAALVEQTNAAIEQTEGQASELDRIVAVFRTTDSPVSVPASRAAPRPTARPVLTSVGNAALASDWEAF from the coding sequence ATGGGCGCGCTTTCGTTCGGTAAAAGCAGTCGCGACAACCAGTCCAAGGTTGACGCCATTACCCGCAGCCAGGCAGTGATCGAGTTCGAGTTGGACGGGACGATCATAACCGCCAACGAGAACTTCCTCTCGGCGATGGGTTATGAGCTGGACGACGTGAAGGGTCGGCATCATTCGATGTTCTGCGATCCCGACTACGTCGCCAGTTCCGAATACAAGGCATTCTGGGACGAGCTTCGGCGGGGCAAGTTCCAGTCTGCCGCCTTCCACCGCTTTGCAAAGGGTGGGCGCGAAGTCTGGATTCAGGCCAGCTACAACCCGGTGCTCGACCGCCATGGCAAGCCGGTCAAGGTCATCAAGTTTGCCACCGACATCACGGCGCAAAAGCAACAGGCCGCCGACCACGCCGCGCAGATTGACGCCATTTCGCGCGTCCAGGCGGTCATCGCCTTCAATCTGGATGGTTCGATCATCACCGCAAACGAGAATTTCCTCGCAACGGTCGGTTATGGCCTCCACGAGATCGTGGGCAAGCACCACGCCATGTTCTGCGATCCGGACTATGCCCGTTCGCCCGAATACAAGCAGTTCTGGGATCGCCTGCGCGCCGGCCAGTACGAGGCCGCGGAATTCCAGCGCTTCGGCAAAGGCGGGCAGGAGGTCTGGATCCAGGCCAGCTACAACCCGATCTTCGATGCGTCCGGGCGACCGGTCAAAGTCGTCAAATACGCGACCGATATCACCGAACGCAAACGCGGCGAGGGCATCCTCGCCGAACTCACCAGCAGCCTGGCACGCATGGCAAGGGGTGACCTTGGCGGTCGTATCGACAAGCAGTTTACTGGCCAGTACGAGGCTTTGCGTTCCGCGTTCAACGACACGCTTCAAACCCTGGATGGGATCGTCCATGGCCTGACCCATGCATCAGGGACATTGCGCACGGCGACAGCGGAAATTCTCGCCGGCGCCAACGACCTCTCGAGCCGGACCACCAAGCAGGCTGCGACCATCGAGGAGACGTCCGCTGCCGTCGAACAGCTCTCGAGCGCAGTGGCCGATAATGCCAAGCGCGCCGCCACCGCGAGCTCGAAAGCAAGGCAGGTCTCGCAGAACGCGACCGAAAGCGGCCGGGTCATGAACGATGCGACCACCGCCATGTCGGCGATCGAGGCCTCGTCGGGCAAGATTTCCAACATCATCGGCATGATCGACGACATCGCCTTCCAGACCAACCTTCTGGCGCTCAATGCTTCGGTGGAAGCCGCGCGTGCCGGCGATGCGGGCAAGGGTTTCGCGGTTGTGGCAGTAGAGGTTCGTCGCCTCGCGCAAAGTGCTGCCAGCGCATCGGCCGACGTCAAGGTGCTGATCGAAGCGAGTGCTGGGGAGGTGCGCTCCGGTGCCCAGCTGGTGGGCAAGGCCGCGGAAGGTCTGCATGACATTCTGGCAGGTGCGGAAGAAAGCGCGGTGCTTATCGACGAGATCGCTCGCGAAAACCGCCAGCAGTCCGGCGCATTGGAAGAGGTGTCGATCGCCGTGCGCCAGATGGACGAGATGACCCAGCACAATGCGGCGCTTGTCGAGCAGACCAATGCCGCCATCGAGCAGACGGAGGGACAGGCCAGCGAGCTCGACCGGATCGTGGCCGTTTTCCGGACGACGGATAGCCCAGTCAGCGTGCCTGCATCGCGGGCCGCACCGCGACCTACCGCGAGGCCGGTCCTGACCAGTGTTGGAAATGCTGCGCTGGCCTCGGACTGGGAGGCGTTCTGA
- a CDS encoding methylglyoxal synthase, giving the protein MARIGLVAHDDKKDDLCRWAEAHRDKLLQHELWGTGTTGSRIMAATGLSVGLLKSGPLGGDQQLGAMICEGRLDVLIFFIDPLSAQPHDVDVKALTRLATLYDVPLANNRSTADAVLAYL; this is encoded by the coding sequence ATGGCACGCATCGGCCTCGTGGCGCACGACGACAAGAAAGACGATCTTTGCCGTTGGGCCGAAGCGCACCGGGATAAGCTCCTCCAGCACGAGCTCTGGGGTACGGGCACCACCGGCAGTCGGATCATGGCTGCGACCGGGCTGTCGGTGGGGTTGCTCAAGAGCGGCCCCCTCGGCGGCGACCAGCAATTGGGTGCCATGATCTGCGAGGGACGGCTCGACGTGCTGATCTTTTTCATCGATCCGCTCTCGGCGCAGCCGCATGATGTTGACGTGAAGGCGCTCACGCGCCTGGCCACGCTCTACGACGTGCCTCTCGCCAACAATCGCTCCACCGCCGATGCCGTTCTGGCCTATCTCTGA
- a CDS encoding ABC transporter ATP-binding protein, producing MSSDLVIDVRNVSKRFGGLTAVRNCSLSVQRGSITGLIGPNGAGKSTLFNMVAGNIVPDEGQVIFDGADVTGIKPFQLFRIGMLRTFQIAHEFSQMTALENLMMVPGDQPGEHLIDTWFRPGLVRSRETEVRKKALDVIDFLKLGHVRDELAGNLSGGQKKLLELGRTMMVDAKVVLLDEVAAGVNKTLLNDLASNIERMNRELGYTFFVIEHDMDLIGRLCDPVIVMAQGEKIAEGPMAEIRANPAIVEAYFGTPVEVA from the coding sequence TTGTCCTCCGACTTGGTCATAGACGTTCGCAACGTCTCAAAACGCTTTGGCGGCCTCACGGCCGTCAGAAATTGTTCGCTCTCGGTCCAGCGCGGCTCCATTACGGGCCTGATCGGGCCCAATGGTGCGGGCAAGTCCACGCTGTTCAACATGGTGGCCGGCAATATCGTGCCCGACGAAGGCCAGGTGATCTTCGATGGCGCGGATGTCACCGGCATCAAGCCGTTCCAGTTGTTCCGTATCGGCATGCTGCGCACATTCCAGATCGCGCATGAATTTTCGCAGATGACGGCGCTTGAGAACCTGATGATGGTTCCGGGCGACCAGCCAGGCGAACACCTGATCGATACCTGGTTCCGTCCCGGCCTCGTGCGCTCGCGCGAAACCGAAGTGCGCAAGAAGGCGCTCGACGTGATCGACTTCCTCAAGCTCGGCCATGTGCGCGATGAGCTGGCGGGCAATCTCTCTGGCGGGCAGAAGAAGCTGCTCGAGCTGGGGCGCACCATGATGGTCGATGCAAAGGTGGTGCTGCTCGACGAGGTGGCGGCCGGCGTCAACAAGACGCTGCTCAACGATCTGGCCAGCAACATCGAGCGCATGAACCGCGAGCTGGGCTATACCTTCTTCGTCATCGAGCACGATATGGACTTGATCGGCCGCCTTTGCGATCCCGTCATCGTCATGGCGCAGGGCGAGAAAATCGCAGAAGGCCCCATGGCCGAGATCCGCGCCAATCCTGCAATCGTCGAAGCCTATTTCGGCACCCCGGTCGAGGTTGCGTGA
- a CDS encoding ABC transporter ATP-binding protein, producing the protein MPLIELKHVVGGYGGAPILNGVNMAIEKTDIGVIVGPNGAGKSTTLKAIFGLLKVTGGTIDFGGENIANSLPDRLVPKGLSFVPQEKNVFTSMSVEENLEMGAFTRKDDFKGTMDWVYQMFPVLAEKRRQPAGELSGGQRQMVAMGRALMSKPSLLMLDEPSAGLSPRYVIEIFETIQRVNKEGVGILMVEQNARQALAFASKGFVLASGQNRYTGTGAELIADPEVAKSFLGG; encoded by the coding sequence ATGCCACTCATCGAACTCAAGCATGTCGTGGGCGGCTACGGCGGGGCGCCTATCCTCAACGGCGTCAACATGGCGATCGAAAAGACCGACATCGGGGTCATCGTCGGGCCGAACGGCGCAGGGAAATCGACCACGCTCAAGGCCATTTTCGGCCTGCTCAAGGTTACTGGGGGCACGATTGACTTCGGCGGCGAGAACATCGCCAATTCGCTGCCTGACCGGCTCGTACCCAAGGGCCTGAGCTTCGTGCCGCAGGAAAAGAACGTCTTTACCTCGATGAGTGTCGAGGAAAATCTCGAGATGGGCGCCTTCACCCGGAAGGACGATTTCAAGGGCACGATGGACTGGGTCTACCAGATGTTCCCCGTGCTGGCCGAAAAGCGCCGTCAACCTGCCGGTGAACTCTCGGGCGGGCAGCGGCAGATGGTGGCCATGGGCCGGGCGCTTATGAGCAAGCCCAGCCTGCTCATGCTCGACGAGCCCTCCGCAGGTCTTTCGCCGCGCTACGTGATCGAAATCTTCGAGACCATCCAGCGCGTCAACAAGGAGGGCGTCGGCATCCTCATGGTGGAGCAGAATGCCCGCCAGGCGCTGGCCTTCGCCTCCAAGGGTTTCGTACTCGCGAGCGGCCAGAATCGCTATACCGGCACCGGGGCGGAGCTGATCGCCGACCCTGAAGTCGCCAAGTCGTTCCTCGGGGGCTGA
- a CDS encoding branched-chain amino acid ABC transporter permease has product MTELIFFINQVLISGLVLGCIYALGAIGITLIFGILRFAHFAHSELMTSGAFIAFLLASAFAAWGIVTPIPTGFVVLPIAMVLAAILALGIDKGFYAPLRKRGAKPVTLLIASIGVTLMVQGLIRLFFGAGSYSFFENEPKEIFRFDMAAIGSTRPLVITEPQVLMILVTLVSVLALHFFLTRSRLGKAMRAMADNADLAQVSGINTALVVRVTWIIAGALGCMAGTMLALDVTLKPDLAFNIILPIFAAAIVGGLGQAYGAIAGGLLIGFAETLAVFNWTMLLRPLNAILPEWMQLPATMALVPTEYKLTVAFVILVVTLLVRPTGIFKGASS; this is encoded by the coding sequence GTGACTGAACTTATTTTCTTCATCAACCAAGTGTTGATCTCCGGCCTCGTGCTCGGCTGCATCTATGCGCTGGGCGCCATCGGCATCACCCTGATCTTCGGCATTCTGCGCTTCGCGCATTTCGCCCATTCCGAGCTGATGACGTCAGGCGCCTTCATCGCCTTCCTGCTGGCATCGGCCTTCGCCGCCTGGGGGATCGTCACGCCGATCCCGACCGGCTTCGTGGTGCTGCCGATTGCCATGGTGCTGGCCGCCATTCTGGCCCTTGGCATAGACAAGGGGTTCTATGCTCCCTTGCGCAAGCGCGGCGCCAAGCCCGTTACCCTGCTGATCGCCTCCATCGGTGTGACGCTGATGGTGCAGGGGCTCATTCGTCTGTTCTTCGGCGCCGGCTCCTATTCGTTCTTCGAGAATGAACCCAAGGAAATCTTCCGCTTCGACATGGCGGCAATTGGCTCGACGCGCCCGCTGGTCATCACCGAACCGCAGGTCCTGATGATCCTCGTGACGCTGGTCTCGGTGCTGGCCCTGCATTTCTTCCTCACCCGCTCGCGGCTGGGCAAGGCGATGCGCGCCATGGCCGACAACGCCGATCTCGCACAGGTGTCCGGGATCAACACGGCGCTGGTCGTGCGCGTCACCTGGATCATCGCCGGGGCGCTTGGCTGCATGGCCGGCACCATGCTGGCGCTCGACGTGACGCTGAAGCCTGACCTCGCGTTCAACATCATCCTGCCGATCTTTGCTGCGGCCATCGTCGGCGGCCTGGGCCAGGCCTATGGCGCTATTGCCGGGGGCCTGCTTATCGGCTTTGCCGAGACGCTGGCGGTGTTCAACTGGACCATGCTGCTGCGGCCGCTCAACGCCATCCTGCCCGAGTGGATGCAATTGCCCGCAACGATGGCGCTCGTGCCGACCGAGTACAAGCTCACGGTCGCCTTCGTCATCCTCGTGGTTACGCTGCTCGTGCGCCCCACGGGTATCTTCAAGGGAGCCTCGTCATGA
- a CDS encoding branched-chain amino acid ABC transporter permease, which yields MIQRSLTLFGGLFVLILLMGWVMGLPFTSSRIVEAAAYALIALGLNIQWGYGGLFNFGIMGFLMVGGAAVTFISAPVNPAFWGGDGPAMLGRALFAFAGGALVVLAARQAHRIGITGKWKTALTVLAWFVAYCIYRSQIDPAAAYIESAAGGGWVGGLGGHPVLGWLFGGVLAAGIAFIVGKICLGLRTDYLAIATIGISEIIRALIKNMDWLTRGTLTVSPIPWPTPLPQQYQAQGMDIASSLIAARAGFLVLALVVLAIVMWLISRAYSGPWGRMMRAIRDNHIAASSMGKNVTARQLEIFVFGSVLMGIGGAMLVSFVQIFDPSSYQPINHTFLIWVMVIVGGAGNNWGALFGAVLLWLIWVVSEPLSKAVFDLVSTWSTSFGWGAIPEIEARSAQMRVFVLGLVITIALRFAPRGLIPEVVKRD from the coding sequence ATGATCCAGCGTTCCCTGACGCTTTTCGGCGGACTGTTCGTCCTGATCCTCCTGATGGGCTGGGTCATGGGCCTGCCGTTCACCTCCTCGCGTATCGTGGAAGCGGCGGCCTATGCGCTGATCGCTCTCGGTCTCAACATACAGTGGGGATACGGCGGGCTCTTCAATTTCGGCATCATGGGGTTCCTGATGGTGGGTGGCGCGGCCGTCACCTTCATCTCGGCGCCCGTCAATCCCGCCTTCTGGGGCGGTGATGGTCCGGCCATGCTTGGCCGTGCCCTGTTCGCCTTTGCCGGCGGCGCTCTCGTGGTCCTCGCCGCGCGGCAGGCCCATCGCATCGGCATTACGGGCAAGTGGAAGACGGCGCTGACCGTCCTTGCCTGGTTCGTCGCCTATTGTATCTATCGCAGCCAGATCGATCCGGCTGCCGCCTACATCGAATCCGCCGCCGGCGGCGGTTGGGTCGGCGGCCTCGGCGGCCATCCGGTGCTGGGATGGCTGTTCGGCGGCGTTCTCGCGGCCGGTATCGCCTTCATCGTGGGCAAGATCTGCCTCGGCCTCCGCACCGATTATCTCGCCATCGCCACGATCGGCATTTCCGAGATCATCCGTGCACTGATCAAGAACATGGACTGGCTCACGCGCGGCACGCTGACGGTGTCGCCGATCCCCTGGCCCACACCGCTGCCGCAGCAGTATCAGGCCCAGGGCATGGATATCGCCTCGTCGCTGATCGCTGCCCGCGCCGGTTTCCTGGTGCTGGCCCTGGTCGTCCTGGCGATCGTCATGTGGCTGATCTCGCGCGCCTATTCCGGTCCCTGGGGCCGCATGATGCGCGCCATCCGCGACAACCACATCGCGGCTTCTTCAATGGGCAAGAACGTCACCGCCCGCCAGCTCGAAATCTTCGTCTTCGGTTCGGTGCTGATGGGCATCGGCGGCGCCATGCTGGTCAGCTTCGTGCAGATTTTCGATCCCTCGAGCTATCAGCCGATCAACCATACCTTCCTGATCTGGGTGATGGTGATCGTGGGTGGCGCGGGCAACAATTGGGGAGCCCTGTTCGGCGCCGTGCTGCTGTGGCTGATCTGGGTCGTGTCCGAACCGCTGAGCAAGGCCGTGTTCGACCTGGTCTCCACCTGGTCGACCAGTTTCGGCTGGGGCGCCATTCCCGAGATCGAGGCGCGGTCCGCGCAGATGCGCGTGTTCGTGCTCGGCCTCGTGATCACGATCGCGCTGCGTTTTGCGCCCCGCGGCTTGATCCCGGAAGTGGTCAAACGCGACTGA
- a CDS encoding HD-GYP domain-containing protein: protein MRDIDDRGLLYITENSNSFEYQAFARALGTQPVGIRDVGGEHLRLDPNVVFDVDLRATSSLRKLKGLLARRGTGCRIFMVDPKARIAVSNAESLGADAILEPRCGAEAIHQAIRQHHGIVHAVDVTRSIDAGISALDGGFRSLVRDAVFDTEGMESASGQIIDAIDSAGVDHWMATVRGYHVGTFQHCMLVTATASSFARRLGMRRGDVIKVTAAALVHDIGKSAVPVEILDKNGPLTPEEAQTMRSHPIIGHDYLARRSRIAADALRSVRSHHEYLDGSGYPDGLRGDEIDDITRLVTISDIYAALVERRAYKAPKRPEDAIAVLEALAGAGKLEPALVRAFARITLHKQAA from the coding sequence GTGCGCGATATAGACGATCGTGGGCTGCTTTACATAACGGAAAACAGTAATTCCTTTGAGTATCAGGCGTTTGCGAGGGCTCTCGGTACGCAGCCGGTTGGCATAAGGGACGTGGGGGGCGAGCATTTGCGGCTCGATCCGAACGTGGTCTTCGACGTCGATCTGCGCGCAACCTCGTCCCTGCGCAAACTCAAGGGCTTGCTGGCGCGGCGCGGCACGGGCTGCAGGATCTTCATGGTCGATCCCAAGGCGCGGATCGCCGTGAGCAATGCCGAAAGCCTCGGGGCAGATGCGATCCTCGAACCGCGCTGCGGGGCCGAGGCGATCCATCAGGCGATCAGGCAGCATCACGGCATCGTTCACGCGGTTGACGTCACCCGCTCGATCGATGCCGGCATCTCGGCCCTCGACGGCGGCTTTCGTAGCCTGGTTCGTGACGCCGTCTTCGACACCGAAGGCATGGAAAGCGCCAGCGGCCAGATCATCGATGCTATCGACAGCGCCGGTGTCGATCACTGGATGGCGACCGTTCGCGGCTATCATGTCGGGACCTTCCAGCACTGTATGCTGGTGACAGCCACGGCATCGAGTTTCGCCCGCCGCCTCGGCATGCGCCGCGGCGACGTGATCAAGGTGACGGCGGCGGCGCTGGTACACGACATCGGCAAATCGGCCGTGCCGGTGGAGATTCTAGACAAGAATGGTCCACTGACGCCCGAAGAAGCACAGACCATGCGCAGCCATCCGATCATCGGGCACGATTATCTGGCCCGACGCAGCCGCATCGCTGCCGACGCGCTGCGCAGCGTGCGCTCGCATCACGAATATCTTGATGGCAGCGGCTATCCCGACGGCCTGCGCGGCGACGAGATCGACGACATCACGCGGCTCGTGACGATCAGCGACATCTACGCCGCGCTGGTCGAACGCCGCGCTTACAAGGCGCCGAAGCGGCCCGAGGACGCCATCGCCGTCCTCGAAGCACTCGCCGGAGCCGGCAAACTGGAGCCAGCCCTGGTGCGGGCATTTGCCCGCATCACCCTGCACAAGCAGGCGGCCTGA
- a CDS encoding class I SAM-dependent DNA methyltransferase, with protein MADTDTMRFYAENAEAYARHRTRPTRQQLDAFLAQVEPGARILELGCGNGMDAHYMLERGFDVDATDGTPELVQAARQRIGDRARVMRFDDLDAENAYDGVWAAASLLHAPASDLPTILASIRRAVRSSGVFVASFKSGEGEGRDSMGRYFNYPSARSLEATYRAAGWTDLGLEKSMAGGYDGLATEWLWMTARCPS; from the coding sequence ATGGCCGACACCGACACGATGCGCTTTTACGCCGAAAATGCGGAGGCCTATGCCCGGCATCGCACGCGCCCGACCCGCCAGCAGCTGGATGCGTTCCTCGCCCAGGTTGAGCCAGGCGCGCGAATTCTGGAGCTCGGATGCGGCAATGGCATGGATGCACACTATATGCTGGAGCGCGGGTTCGACGTGGATGCCACGGATGGAACACCCGAGCTGGTGCAGGCGGCCCGCCAAAGGATCGGGGATCGCGCCCGCGTCATGCGTTTCGATGATCTCGATGCGGAAAATGCCTATGACGGTGTCTGGGCCGCGGCAAGCCTGCTCCACGCACCCGCGAGCGATCTGCCGACTATCCTTGCATCCATCCGGCGGGCGGTGCGCAGCAGCGGGGTGTTCGTGGCCAGCTTCAAATCGGGCGAGGGCGAAGGGCGCGACAGCATGGGGCGATACTTCAACTACCCGAGTGCACGCTCACTCGAAGCCACCTATCGCGCTGCGGGCTGGACTGACCTCGGCCTCGAAAAATCCATGGCCGGCGGCTATGACGGCCTTGCCACCGAATGGTTGTGGATGACGGCTCGATGTCCTTCATGA
- a CDS encoding ABC transporter substrate-binding protein yields the protein MLKKTLTLAVAATTLTIAAPALAQDSGATIGFIGGLTGPIESLAPPILAGAQLAVNQVNEQGGILGGELTMISADSACDATGGATAADKIINTDNAVAVVGGLCTGETIGAFNGSGLSGNVVFVSPASSAPALTTLEDNDLVYRTTPSDALQGVKMAELLLAKGVNDIAITYVNNDYGKGFADALSAAYTAGGGTVAANIAHEEGKADYRAELGNLVASQNLVILAYANASGNTVLRQAVESGNFTTYVGGDGMVGDDLLTGIDPAAVEGLIATRAGAPTGEAVDIYNAFTGEGFTANATYAPQAYDAAFLLALAIEKNGSASREGLSAALRDVASAPGEKILPGEWAKAKELIAAGTDIDYEGAGGALDFDEAGDVDGIIVELAVEGGSFVEKGVIQ from the coding sequence ATGCTTAAGAAAACCCTGACCCTGGCGGTCGCTGCCACCACCCTGACGATTGCCGCTCCGGCATTGGCCCAGGATAGCGGCGCCACCATCGGTTTCATCGGCGGACTGACCGGCCCGATCGAATCCCTGGCCCCGCCGATCCTGGCCGGCGCCCAGCTCGCTGTGAACCAAGTCAACGAACAGGGCGGTATCCTGGGCGGTGAGCTTACCATGATCTCGGCCGACAGTGCCTGTGACGCGACCGGCGGCGCCACTGCAGCCGACAAGATCATCAATACCGACAATGCCGTGGCTGTCGTTGGCGGCCTCTGCACCGGCGAAACCATCGGCGCCTTCAACGGTTCGGGCCTCTCGGGCAATGTCGTGTTCGTCTCCCCGGCCTCCTCGGCGCCGGCCCTGACCACGCTTGAAGACAATGACCTTGTCTACCGCACCACCCCTTCCGACGCGCTTCAGGGCGTGAAGATGGCCGAGCTGCTGCTCGCCAAGGGCGTCAACGACATTGCCATCACCTATGTCAACAATGACTACGGCAAGGGCTTTGCTGACGCTCTCTCGGCTGCCTACACCGCTGGTGGCGGCACCGTTGCGGCCAATATCGCCCACGAAGAAGGCAAGGCCGACTACCGCGCCGAGCTCGGCAACCTGGTCGCTTCGCAGAACCTGGTCATTCTCGCTTATGCCAACGCTTCGGGTAACACCGTACTGCGTCAGGCCGTCGAGAGCGGCAACTTCACCACCTATGTCGGCGGTGACGGCATGGTCGGCGACGACCTGCTGACCGGTATCGACCCCGCTGCCGTGGAAGGCCTGATCGCCACCCGCGCCGGCGCACCGACCGGCGAAGCCGTGGACATCTACAACGCCTTCACCGGCGAAGGCTTCACCGCCAACGCCACTTACGCCCCGCAGGCTTACGACGCCGCCTTCCTCCTGGCACTCGCCATCGAGAAGAACGGTTCGGCATCCCGCGAAGGCCTGTCCGCCGCCCTGCGCGACGTTGCCTCGGCTCCGGGCGAGAAGATCCTGCCAGGCGAGTGGGCCAAGGCCAAGGAGCTGATCGCTGCCGGTACCGACATCGACTATGAGGGCGCTGGTGGCGCGCTCGACTTCGACGAGGCTGGTGACGTCGACGGCATCATCGTCGAACTGGCCGTCGAAGGCGGTTCGTTCGTCGAAAAGGGCGTCATCCAGTAA
- a CDS encoding glycine betaine ABC transporter substrate-binding protein → MKRLRQAIILVLLTALSQPSQAQITVLDSAQDDASQPSEAASPGQPPPPCGTRPLSIARMSWPSAALLAEIHARILAAEYNCEVRVVLGDLAATASSMGSTGQPQVAPEMWVNRIADLWNGAMEGQQVRSAAPTFTSDAFEGWYMPSSLAGSFVGTPTAAGLADALPQAGDGGPIQFISCPLDWACSVINRHLVEAYELSELVEIVEPSNRLEMDRMIAEAVNRREPFLFYYWQPNAVLAQLDFAAIDMGAYDETAAKCLADRICNDPKPSAFPADAVVIAVADRVFTETPIVAGYLQRSSLPLSEMNTLLAELNEPGATVESVADRFVSERKDLWQAWVSAAQ, encoded by the coding sequence ATGAAGCGACTTCGCCAAGCCATTATATTGGTGCTGCTGACTGCTCTCAGCCAGCCGTCGCAGGCGCAGATCACCGTGCTCGACAGCGCCCAGGACGATGCTTCGCAACCGAGTGAAGCGGCCAGCCCTGGGCAGCCGCCGCCTCCCTGCGGCACAAGGCCCCTGTCCATCGCCCGCATGAGCTGGCCCTCGGCGGCACTTCTGGCCGAAATCCACGCCCGTATCCTGGCTGCCGAATACAATTGCGAGGTGCGGGTCGTGCTGGGCGATCTCGCCGCCACGGCGTCGTCCATGGGATCGACCGGACAACCCCAGGTCGCGCCCGAGATGTGGGTCAACCGGATCGCCGATCTCTGGAACGGCGCCATGGAAGGTCAGCAGGTGCGCAGCGCAGCGCCAACTTTTACTTCCGATGCCTTCGAGGGCTGGTACATGCCGTCGTCGCTGGCCGGGAGTTTTGTCGGAACGCCGACGGCTGCCGGTCTTGCTGATGCCCTGCCGCAGGCGGGGGACGGCGGCCCCATCCAGTTCATTTCCTGTCCGCTGGACTGGGCCTGCTCGGTGATCAACCGTCACCTTGTCGAGGCTTACGAGCTCTCCGAGCTTGTCGAAATTGTCGAGCCGAGCAACCGGCTGGAAATGGACAGGATGATCGCCGAGGCGGTCAATCGGCGCGAGCCTTTCCTGTTCTATTACTGGCAACCCAATGCAGTGCTGGCGCAGCTCGATTTCGCGGCGATCGACATGGGGGCCTATGACGAGACCGCGGCCAAGTGCCTGGCCGATCGGATCTGCAATGATCCCAAGCCATCGGCCTTCCCAGCCGATGCCGTGGTTATCGCCGTCGCCGACCGGGTATTCACCGAGACACCCATAGTCGCGGGTTACTTGCAGCGAAGCAGCCTGCCGCTATCGGAAATGAATACGCTGCTGGCCGAGCTCAACGAGCCCGGCGCCACCGTCGAAAGTGTGGCAGATCGCTTCGTGTCCGAACGCAAAGACCTGTGGCAGGCGTGGGTCAGCGCTGCGCAGTGA